One [Clostridium] saccharolyticum WM1 DNA segment encodes these proteins:
- a CDS encoding dihydroxyacetone kinase subunit DhaK: MKKLINVPENYVNEMLEGIYLAHPDHVTYTAGDLRCLVTSNKVEGKVGIATGGGSGHLPLFLGYVGKGMLDGCSVGDVFQSPSAEQMLHVTKSIDSGAGVLYIYGNYNGDIFNFDMAAEMADMEEGIQVESVVAGEDVASPKAAPGEKNTRRGVAGIFFVYKCAGAAAAAGKDLQEVKRIAEKAAASVRTMGVALTPCTVPRVGHPGFEIGEDEMEIGMGIHGEPGIRRGNIETADEITSEMMEKILEDIPFAAGDEVAVLVNGLGATPLDEQYIVARKVNQILEEKGIMVHRYYVGEYVTSIEMAGLSISLLKMDEELKGYLDAPADTPFFKQGTI; this comes from the coding sequence ATGAAAAAACTGATTAATGTACCGGAAAACTATGTAAATGAGATGCTGGAGGGGATCTATCTTGCCCATCCGGATCACGTCACTTATACCGCAGGCGATTTACGCTGTCTGGTCACCTCCAATAAGGTGGAGGGAAAGGTGGGAATCGCAACCGGAGGAGGTTCTGGACATCTTCCTCTGTTTTTAGGCTATGTGGGAAAGGGAATGTTGGATGGCTGCTCTGTTGGAGATGTCTTCCAGTCTCCAAGCGCAGAGCAGATGCTGCATGTGACCAAGAGTATTGATTCCGGAGCAGGCGTTCTTTATATATACGGCAATTATAACGGGGATATCTTTAATTTTGACATGGCTGCAGAGATGGCGGATATGGAAGAGGGAATCCAGGTGGAAAGCGTCGTAGCGGGGGAAGACGTGGCATCTCCCAAGGCGGCGCCAGGAGAGAAGAATACCAGAAGAGGAGTGGCTGGCATCTTTTTTGTATATAAATGCGCAGGCGCGGCAGCTGCGGCAGGGAAGGATCTGCAGGAAGTAAAACGGATAGCAGAGAAGGCAGCCGCCAGTGTCAGAACCATGGGTGTTGCCCTGACGCCATGTACTGTGCCGAGAGTGGGTCATCCCGGGTTTGAAATCGGAGAGGATGAAATGGAAATCGGTATGGGAATCCATGGGGAGCCTGGAATCCGCCGGGGGAACATTGAGACTGCAGATGAGATCACATCAGAAATGATGGAAAAGATCCTTGAGGACATCCCATTTGCTGCTGGAGATGAGGTTGCAGTCCTTGTAAACGGACTGGGGGCAACTCCTCTTGATGAACAGTATATTGTGGCCAGAAAGGTCAATCAGATTCTGGAAGAAAAGGGGATCATGGTTCACCGCTATTATGTAGGGGAATATGTGACTTCCATTGAGATGGCGGGCTTATCCATTTCTCTTTTAAAAATGGATGAGGAACTGAAGGGTTACCTGGATGCTCCCGCTGATACGCCGTTCTTTAAACAGGGAACTATCTAA
- a CDS encoding dihydroxyacetone kinase family protein — translation MNQQELIAMLERISKIMEQNRNYLIELDSVVGDSDLGLTMADGFGAAYESVSDGAEPDLGKLLYKAGKTMGNKVPSTMGTLMAAGLMRAGKVLKGKTDLSCADVAGLFEAYEAGVADLGKAKLGDKTFLDGFHPGVQTLKAELEAGVSLREAFGKAAEAAWEGFEQTTTLIAVHGRAATRGEASRSLKDPGAAVAALIMKAVADQ, via the coding sequence ATGAACCAGCAGGAACTGATAGCCATGCTTGAAAGAATAAGTAAAATCATGGAGCAAAACCGGAACTACTTAATTGAGCTGGACAGTGTTGTAGGAGACAGTGATCTGGGGCTGACCATGGCGGATGGATTCGGAGCAGCCTATGAATCGGTTTCCGATGGGGCGGAACCAGATCTGGGCAAGCTTTTGTACAAAGCCGGAAAAACCATGGGAAATAAGGTTCCTTCCACCATGGGGACATTAATGGCGGCAGGGCTGATGCGTGCCGGAAAAGTCTTAAAAGGAAAGACGGATTTGTCCTGTGCAGATGTTGCCGGACTGTTTGAAGCTTATGAAGCCGGTGTTGCAGATCTGGGTAAGGCGAAATTAGGAGATAAAACCTTTTTGGACGGATTTCATCCCGGAGTGCAGACTCTTAAGGCTGAATTGGAAGCAGGAGTCTCCCTTAGGGAAGCTTTTGGCAAGGCTGCTGAAGCTGCCTGGGAAGGCTTTGAACAAACAACAACTCTCATAGCCGTTCATGGAAGAGCGGCTACCAGGGGGGAAGCTTCCCGGTCCTTAAAGGATCCGGGAGCCGCTGTGGCAGCGCTGATTATGAAGGCTGTTGCTGACCAGTAA
- a CDS encoding SIMPL domain-containing protein, translating to MNEMNKRSVSIIAVAIILATGVIGAALILTNGIVKVKASKTNVVVTGSAKQQISSDLIVWTGSFNAQSANLQDAYTKLEAGRDKVSAYLTGNGIAKDDFVFSAITTTVNYAMNEYGNYTNEIDNYALSQTVTISSGEIDKITEISRNATELLNQDVAFESDPPQYFYTKLADLKVAMLAEATKDARKRAEMIVENAGNKLGDLKYADMGVMQITPLYSNEVDDYGINDTSSLEKEITAVVHCQFEIAK from the coding sequence ATGAATGAAATGAACAAAAGGTCAGTCAGCATCATTGCTGTAGCCATTATTTTGGCCACAGGTGTCATCGGAGCCGCACTTATCCTGACTAACGGCATTGTGAAAGTCAAAGCTTCCAAGACCAATGTCGTAGTTACCGGTTCTGCCAAACAGCAGATCTCCTCTGATTTAATTGTCTGGACCGGCAGTTTTAATGCCCAGTCAGCGAATCTGCAGGATGCTTATACCAAATTAGAGGCAGGCAGGGATAAGGTCTCCGCTTATCTGACGGGCAATGGCATCGCAAAGGATGATTTTGTATTCTCAGCCATTACGACCACCGTCAATTATGCCATGAACGAGTATGGCAATTATACCAATGAAATTGATAATTATGCCTTAAGCCAGACCGTAACCATAAGCTCAGGGGAAATTGATAAGATTACGGAGATTTCAAGAAATGCGACGGAACTGCTGAATCAGGATGTTGCTTTTGAATCCGATCCTCCCCAGTATTTTTACACAAAACTGGCGGACTTAAAGGTTGCCATGCTAGCGGAAGCGACTAAGGATGCTAGAAAACGTGCCGAAATGATCGTAGAAAATGCAGGAAATAAACTGGGCGATTTAAAATATGCGGATATGGGTGTCATGCAGATCACTCCCTTATATTCCAATGAAGTAGACGATTATGGGATCAATGATACCTCATCTCTGGAGAAAGAAATTACCGCAGTAGTGCATTGCCAGTTTGAAATTGCAAAATAA